A genome region from Flavobacterium sp. includes the following:
- a CDS encoding tetratricopeptide repeat protein, translating to MKSYSSYKRVDPVYFSGEIFFPVGLLFAAEFISYFLLYFLGLGFAVFFNAAIAWCGYFFYFYYGKSHGGISLEFLFGFVLVTAFLLFVDYGVYALVNYQKTGEFNGLHFLIWLTIVLGSPTVYYIHYFGSHYRARVRLANRYFKSTFSVYHDRELLMHIDSISFVNSSKYLISDIKLENNVCFYSEDELAEMDIQSKYYHLNQSAFSGLIHIPFNADKFEISWFSIVEDKYYKVSVPFPIQKLELEEEKYPLDEPKSIRGKKSKRIYLHIYQNGGLKLYSDDLVFIDFTSNDSVEISQEEKEEKLIVNRSCHNFYNNEKRFSQLIEKIKKSNHIQERFEMKDKLVVWGLEFSGLDKRNYLEINDNYFKYYKIEKEVIAEPALRHLPKKIIFVHRGSYLRTWMRIHVNIQKLNQKIEEVLDSGSEKQILFSLDFKDADANDLVFTVTGNTKKVIFSDWEIEIDEYRKKEINEEDLEKKEDETKRALLKEGWDFMFAKNYEAAQKNCDAILAIDSQYASAYFLESRILWYTKGYEASFSKRHYYFTKTEHEPPVNALIYNNYGCILDIELRYEESLSYFEKAIEINPKEPIFVCNLGEMYYKLKQPEKALKEARRAKMMGYESAMLNEILANKGKIDLINQV from the coding sequence ATGAAAAGTTACAGTTCTTATAAAAGAGTTGATCCTGTTTATTTTAGCGGAGAGATTTTTTTTCCAGTCGGATTGTTGTTTGCGGCGGAGTTTATAAGTTATTTTCTACTTTATTTTTTAGGATTAGGTTTTGCAGTGTTTTTTAATGCTGCGATTGCCTGGTGCGGCTATTTTTTCTATTTCTATTACGGAAAATCTCATGGCGGTATAAGCTTAGAATTTTTGTTTGGATTTGTATTGGTTACTGCATTTCTACTCTTTGTTGATTACGGAGTTTATGCTTTGGTCAATTATCAAAAAACAGGTGAATTTAACGGATTGCATTTTTTAATCTGGCTGACAATCGTTCTAGGTTCACCTACAGTATATTACATTCATTATTTCGGGTCTCATTACAGAGCCAGAGTCCGTTTGGCCAACAGGTATTTTAAATCAACATTTAGTGTTTATCACGACAGGGAACTCTTGATGCATATCGATTCGATTTCGTTTGTCAATTCTTCTAAATATTTGATTTCTGATATAAAACTGGAAAATAATGTCTGTTTTTATTCAGAAGATGAACTGGCAGAAATGGATATTCAATCTAAATATTATCACTTAAATCAATCGGCATTTTCGGGTTTAATTCATATTCCATTTAATGCAGATAAATTTGAAATTTCATGGTTTTCTATAGTTGAAGATAAATATTATAAAGTAAGTGTTCCGTTTCCGATTCAAAAATTAGAACTTGAAGAAGAAAAATATCCGCTGGATGAACCTAAGAGTATCAGGGGAAAAAAATCGAAACGAATTTATCTTCATATTTACCAGAACGGAGGCCTGAAATTATATAGTGATGACTTAGTTTTTATAGACTTCACAAGCAATGATTCAGTGGAAATAAGTCAAGAAGAAAAGGAAGAAAAACTTATAGTAAACAGATCTTGTCATAATTTTTATAATAACGAAAAGCGTTTTTCTCAGTTAATTGAAAAAATAAAAAAATCAAATCACATTCAGGAACGGTTTGAGATGAAGGATAAACTGGTTGTGTGGGGCTTGGAGTTTTCGGGCTTAGACAAACGTAATTATCTCGAAATAAACGATAATTATTTTAAATATTATAAGATAGAAAAAGAGGTTATTGCAGAGCCGGCTTTAAGGCATCTTCCTAAAAAAATAATTTTTGTACATAGAGGTTCTTATTTGCGAACATGGATGCGAATACACGTAAATATTCAAAAACTGAATCAGAAAATAGAAGAAGTTTTAGATTCAGGTTCTGAAAAACAGATATTATTTTCACTTGATTTTAAAGATGCCGATGCCAATGATTTAGTTTTTACTGTAACAGGAAATACTAAAAAAGTAATTTTTTCTGACTGGGAAATTGAAATCGATGAATATCGAAAAAAAGAAATTAATGAGGAAGATCTTGAGAAAAAAGAAGACGAAACCAAAAGAGCACTTTTAAAAGAAGGCTGGGATTTTATGTTTGCTAAAAATTATGAAGCCGCACAAAAAAACTGCGATGCAATTTTGGCGATAGATTCACAATATGCTTCGGCTTATTTTCTTGAATCCAGAATTCTTTGGTACACTAAAGGTTATGAAGCCAGTTTTAGCAAACGACATTATTATTTTACTAAGACAGAACATGAACCTCCTGTAAATGCTCTTATTTACAATAATTACGGCTGTATTCTGGATATAGAACTGCGTTATGAAGAATCGCTTTCGTATTTTGAAAAAGCAATAGAAATAAATCCGAAAGAACCCATTTTTGTGTGCAATCTTGGTGAAATGTATTATAAGTTAAAGCAGCCTGAAAAAGCTTTAAAAGAAGCCAGAAGAGCCAAGATGATGGGTTATGAATCTGCTATGTTAAATGAAATTTTAGCAAATAAAGGAAAAATTGACCTAATCAATCAAGTCTGA
- a CDS encoding DUF1634 domain-containing protein produces the protein MEKSKVMQHEKFGEKDFQTIIGNLLRYGVWISLSVAFIGGIVYLMHHGNDIEDYSVFKENDRNIFEVVGTVIKGVFSGSGEYLIFFGIILLFLTPVFRVLLSLFSFLIEKDYLYVVITLIVILIIITSISFGFSH, from the coding sequence ATGGAAAAATCTAAAGTTATGCAGCACGAAAAATTTGGAGAAAAAGATTTTCAAACCATTATTGGAAATTTATTGCGTTATGGTGTATGGATTTCACTTTCCGTAGCTTTTATTGGCGGAATCGTTTATTTAATGCATCACGGAAATGACATTGAAGATTATTCTGTTTTTAAAGAAAATGACCGCAATATATTTGAAGTCGTTGGCACAGTTATAAAAGGTGTATTTTCGGGAAGCGGAGAATATTTGATTTTCTTCGGAATTATATTATTGTTTTTAACACCAGTTTTCAGGGTTTTACTTTCTCTTTTCTCTTTTTTGATTGAGAAGGATTATTTATATGTAGTGATTACACTTATTGTTATTCTGATTATTATAACGAGTATTTCATTTGGATTTTCTCACTAA
- a CDS encoding sulfite exporter TauE/SafE family protein, which yields MTVLTFTLIMLLGAFLAGFIGSLSGLGGGIIIIPLLTIILGVDIHYAIGAALVSVIATSSGSAAAYVKEGITNMRLGIFLEIATTIGAVCGALLSTIAPTSFIAVLFGLTLIFSAINSLRKKEEHIVLESSPLAKSLKLQGTYPTHDGQVVSYGTKNVIGGFSMMGIAGMMSGLLGIGSGAFKVIAMDNIMRIPFKVSTTTSNFMMGVTAMASSVIYIQKGYIEPGICMPVVIGVLFGAMAGAKILVRTNPKKLRIFFACLIFVLALNMIYNGINGKI from the coding sequence ATGACAGTACTTACATTTACCCTGATAATGCTTCTTGGTGCTTTTTTAGCAGGCTTTATTGGTTCATTATCGGGCTTGGGCGGTGGTATAATTATTATTCCTCTTTTAACTATTATTCTTGGTGTTGATATTCATTATGCAATTGGAGCCGCTCTGGTTTCGGTAATTGCGACTTCTTCCGGTTCGGCGGCGGCTTATGTAAAAGAAGGAATTACTAATATGCGTCTGGGGATTTTTCTTGAAATTGCCACCACAATCGGAGCTGTTTGCGGTGCTTTACTTTCTACCATTGCTCCTACTTCATTCATTGCCGTTTTATTCGGACTTACCTTGATTTTTTCGGCTATAAATTCACTTCGCAAAAAAGAAGAACACATTGTTTTAGAATCAAGTCCACTGGCTAAAAGTTTAAAGCTTCAGGGAACTTACCCAACGCATGACGGACAAGTGGTAAGCTATGGAACTAAAAATGTTATTGGCGGTTTTAGTATGATGGGAATTGCCGGGATGATGTCGGGTTTACTCGGAATTGGTTCCGGAGCTTTTAAAGTAATTGCAATGGATAATATTATGCGAATTCCGTTTAAGGTTTCTACCACTACCAGCAATTTTATGATGGGCGTTACGGCAATGGCGAGTTCTGTAATTTACATTCAAAAAGGCTATATCGAGCCGGGAATTTGTATGCCGGTTGTTATTGGTGTTTTGTTTGGCGCTATGGCCGGAGCTAAAATTTTGGTTAGAACAAATCCTAAAAAGCTTAGAATATTTTTTGCCTGCTTAATTTTTGTACTGGCTCTTAATATGATTTATAACGGAATTAATGGAAAAATCTAA
- a CDS encoding GNAT family N-acetyltransferase, whose protein sequence is MIIRKAKLSDSKQIAPILLLAMEDLLYKFINKKDYTAAKDLLQYFVERENNQYSYENCFVAEENNEIIGAVNVYNGSDIEALRLPIVEYVRENYNPEFDPEFETRAGEFYIDSLGVNPNQQGKGIGSKLLLFLIDEYVTKNKETLGLLVEEDKPLAKNLYLKLGFKVVGEKALVGKKLDHLQISSN, encoded by the coding sequence ATGATTATCCGAAAAGCCAAACTCTCCGACTCCAAACAAATTGCTCCTATATTATTATTGGCAATGGAAGATCTTCTTTATAAATTCATCAACAAAAAAGATTACACAGCTGCTAAAGATCTTCTGCAATATTTTGTTGAAAGAGAAAACAATCAATATTCGTATGAAAATTGTTTTGTTGCCGAAGAAAACAACGAAATCATTGGCGCAGTAAATGTTTATAACGGATCTGATATTGAAGCTTTACGCCTGCCAATTGTAGAATATGTTCGAGAAAATTACAACCCAGAATTTGATCCTGAGTTTGAAACGCGCGCCGGAGAATTTTATATTGATTCATTGGGGGTAAATCCAAATCAACAAGGAAAAGGAATTGGATCTAAATTACTTTTGTTTTTGATTGATGAATATGTTACTAAAAATAAAGAGACTTTAGGTTTGTTGGTTGAAGAAGATAAACCGCTGGCAAAAAACCTTTATTTAAAACTTGGTTTTAAAGTGGTGGGCGAAAAGGCTTTGGTTGGAAAAAAGCTCGATCATCTTCAAATAAGCTCAAATTAA
- a CDS encoding DoxX family membrane protein, protein MKNITILEAGLVLRIVLGITMLSAVADRFGLWGAPGSNGVAWGNWENFVLYTQTLNPFATKSVAEVLGAIATFFEILLSVLLLFGFKTRIAALGTAFLMLLFSVSMAISVSVKAPFDYSVLTSAAAALLLSTIGKTAFAADNKI, encoded by the coding sequence ATGAAAAACATAACAATATTAGAAGCAGGTTTAGTTTTAAGAATAGTTTTAGGAATTACAATGTTATCAGCGGTTGCCGACCGTTTTGGACTTTGGGGAGCGCCGGGGTCTAACGGAGTTGCCTGGGGAAACTGGGAAAATTTTGTTCTCTACACACAAACACTTAATCCGTTTGCTACTAAATCAGTTGCCGAAGTACTTGGCGCGATTGCAACCTTCTTCGAAATTTTATTATCTGTTTTATTGCTTTTTGGTTTTAAAACCAGAATTGCAGCTTTAGGAACTGCTTTTTTAATGCTGTTATTTTCAGTTTCAATGGCAATATCTGTTTCGGTAAAAGCGCCGTTTGATTATTCAGTTTTAACCAGTGCTGCTGCGGCTTTGCTTCTTTCTACAATTGGAAAAACTGCTTTTGCTGCTGATAATAAAATATAG
- a CDS encoding zinc-binding alcohol dehydrogenase family protein yields MKAIGFKTSLPIENTDSFIEFETVKPIPGAHDLLVKIDAISVNPVDFKIRQSGAKDTVLETPKIIGWDAVGIVQAVGEKVTLFEVGDPVYYAGDLTKQGSNAECQVIDERIVGNKPTSLTNAEAAVIPLTGLTAWEILFDRIRISPEKDKGKSILIIGGAGGVGSIAIQLSKKIAGLTVIATASRPETVEWCKKQGADFVVDHKDLINSVREAGFQHVDFILDFVDTNAYWDIMAELIKPQGHIASITGSAEPVVLNKLKSKSVSFSWELMYTRSMFQTDDMIEQHHILNKIADLLDEGILKTTLKETYKGLSAENLKKAHERLESGKTIGKIAIKF; encoded by the coding sequence ATGAAAGCAATAGGATTTAAAACCTCATTACCTATAGAAAACACAGATAGTTTTATTGAATTTGAAACTGTAAAACCAATACCCGGAGCGCATGATTTATTAGTAAAAATTGATGCTATTTCAGTAAATCCGGTTGATTTTAAAATTCGCCAGAGCGGTGCCAAAGACACTGTTCTCGAAACACCCAAAATTATTGGCTGGGATGCCGTAGGAATTGTACAGGCAGTGGGAGAAAAAGTAACCTTATTTGAAGTTGGCGATCCGGTTTATTATGCCGGAGATTTAACCAAACAAGGCAGCAACGCGGAGTGTCAGGTTATTGATGAAAGGATTGTAGGGAATAAACCAACATCTTTAACGAATGCTGAAGCAGCTGTGATTCCGTTAACAGGATTAACAGCCTGGGAAATTTTGTTTGACAGAATTAGAATCAGTCCTGAAAAAGACAAAGGAAAATCTATTTTAATTATTGGAGGTGCCGGAGGTGTTGGTTCTATCGCCATTCAGCTATCAAAAAAAATAGCGGGATTAACCGTTATTGCCACTGCTTCGAGACCCGAAACTGTTGAATGGTGCAAAAAACAAGGAGCCGATTTTGTGGTAGATCATAAAGATTTAATTAATTCGGTTAGAGAGGCAGGTTTTCAGCATGTAGATTTTATTTTGGATTTTGTTGACACGAATGCATATTGGGACATTATGGCCGAATTGATTAAACCTCAGGGACATATCGCCTCAATTACCGGAAGTGCCGAACCTGTTGTTTTAAATAAACTGAAAAGTAAAAGTGTGTCTTTTTCATGGGAATTGATGTATACACGTTCGATGTTTCAAACTGATGACATGATCGAACAGCATCATATTCTCAACAAAATTGCTGATTTACTTGATGAAGGGATTTTAAAAACAACTTTAAAAGAAACTTATAAAGGACTTTCTGCAGAAAATCTTAAAAAAGCACATGAGCGTTTAGAATCAGGAAAAACTATTGGTAAAATTGCCATTAAATTTTAA
- a CDS encoding AraC family transcriptional regulator yields the protein MNHPIFESNYKKLGFLILNQETVDEINSDDYKAYIKVLYVPEDYQITIDFKHYQTLNPSLFFINSNQYLQINEEGKKPGYFMYYNRDFYCVQIHDAEVACDGLLFNNIFEMPMTTLPDKEVLFIEGIFNQIQEEFISPDSSQEEMIRTYLKQLIIKATRIWKIQQLGALNDEPSKEMDFFRDFSRLVEIHFRTKHTVADYADILGLAPKTLSNKFNRLELSQPNDIIKDRIILEAKRLLGYSSLSVKEIAYQLGYEDPAYFNRLFTNKVGDTPSNFKKKYLQGKNVQLE from the coding sequence ATGAATCATCCAATATTTGAATCTAATTATAAAAAACTGGGATTTCTGATTTTGAATCAGGAAACTGTTGACGAAATTAACAGTGATGATTACAAAGCCTATATTAAGGTTTTGTATGTTCCGGAAGATTATCAAATAACCATTGATTTTAAACATTATCAAACTTTAAATCCTTCTTTGTTTTTTATAAACAGCAATCAATACCTGCAGATTAATGAAGAAGGTAAAAAGCCAGGTTATTTTATGTACTATAACCGGGATTTTTACTGCGTACAGATTCATGATGCCGAGGTTGCCTGCGACGGACTTTTATTCAATAATATTTTTGAAATGCCAATGACAACCTTGCCTGATAAAGAGGTTTTGTTTATTGAAGGCATTTTCAACCAGATTCAGGAAGAGTTTATTTCGCCCGATTCTTCGCAGGAGGAAATGATTCGAACGTATTTGAAACAGCTTATTATTAAAGCAACCCGAATCTGGAAAATACAACAGCTGGGAGCTTTAAATGATGAACCTTCTAAAGAAATGGATTTTTTTAGGGATTTCAGCCGACTGGTTGAAATTCATTTCAGAACCAAACATACTGTTGCCGATTATGCTGATATATTAGGTCTGGCTCCCAAAACGCTTTCGAATAAATTCAACCGTTTAGAACTTTCGCAGCCTAATGATATTATTAAGGACAGAATTATTCTCGAAGCAAAAAGGCTTTTGGGCTATTCTTCTTTAAGTGTAAAAGAGATTGCTTATCAGCTCGGATATGAAGATCCAGCTTATTTTAACCGCCTTTTTACCAACAAAGTTGGCGACACTCCGTCGAATTTCAAGAAAAAATACCTTCAAGGGAAAAATGTACAATTAGAATAG
- a CDS encoding LLM class flavin-dependent oxidoreductase: MEIGIDSFASAMYGDNNTLSSVDAMEQLLQRIEFADQAGLDVFGIGEHHKKEFLDSATAVILSAAAARTKNIRLASAVTVLSAADPVRVYQSFATLDLISKGRTEIVVGRGSAIEAYPLFGYDLKDYDALFKEKLELLLQIRDNEFITWYGKFRPELNNLPVYPRALQERMPIWLGVGGTPESFVRAGSLGLPLMVAVIGGQTHRFKPLIDLYRDAGKAAGFKPHELKVGLHSPGYVSNTTEKAIEEYYPGYAELWTKLGYERGWAPVTKGKFDGLIDDLGVLIVGSPERAAEKILRHSEALGGVDRFTFQMDNAGLTHSQLMNAIELIGTKLIPLIKKG, from the coding sequence ATGGAAATAGGAATCGATAGTTTTGCTTCGGCAATGTATGGCGACAACAATACTCTGAGCAGTGTTGATGCAATGGAACAGCTTCTGCAGAGAATTGAATTTGCAGATCAGGCTGGATTGGATGTTTTCGGGATTGGAGAACATCATAAAAAAGAATTTCTGGATTCGGCAACGGCTGTAATTTTAAGTGCGGCTGCGGCAAGAACCAAAAATATTCGTTTAGCAAGTGCCGTAACAGTTTTAAGCGCTGCTGATCCTGTACGAGTTTATCAAAGTTTTGCGACTTTAGATTTAATTTCAAAAGGAAGAACCGAAATTGTTGTGGGCCGTGGTTCTGCTATTGAAGCTTATCCTCTTTTTGGATATGATCTTAAAGATTATGATGCGCTTTTTAAAGAAAAGCTGGAATTGCTTTTGCAAATTAGAGATAACGAATTTATAACATGGTACGGAAAATTTCGTCCGGAATTAAATAATCTTCCGGTTTACCCGAGAGCTTTACAGGAAAGAATGCCGATTTGGCTTGGTGTGGGCGGAACTCCGGAATCTTTTGTCAGAGCCGGAAGTTTAGGCCTTCCTTTAATGGTTGCAGTTATTGGCGGACAAACACATCGCTTTAAACCTTTAATTGACTTATATCGCGATGCCGGAAAAGCTGCAGGTTTCAAACCTCATGAATTAAAAGTGGGTTTACATTCGCCTGGTTACGTTTCCAATACTACTGAAAAAGCTATCGAAGAATATTATCCGGGTTACGCCGAATTGTGGACAAAATTAGGATACGAAAGAGGCTGGGCTCCGGTAACAAAAGGTAAATTTGACGGATTAATTGATGATCTCGGTGTTTTAATTGTAGGAAGTCCGGAAAGAGCTGCAGAAAAGATTTTGCGTCACAGCGAAGCACTTGGCGGAGTTGACCGATTTACTTTTCAGATGGACAATGCCGGATTAACACATTCGCAATTAATGAACGCTATAGAACTCATCGGAACAAAACTGATTCCTTTGATTAAGAAAGGGTAA
- a CDS encoding PQQ-dependent sugar dehydrogenase, with protein sequence MKNLKYIFILSTALLAFSCNNDDTPENGGGTVTDPVETKPANTQYKPAFAGQTRINGMTTNTEFKADIITSSLSSPWGVKVLPDGRLIVTQKAGTMRIVTAAGVVSEPITGLPAVNPAGQGGLLGLCLDPDFSSNRMIYWVFSEAVTGGNISAVAKGRLANDEKTIENATVIYRSSPANASDLHYGGRILFDQTGNLVASTGERSVLQTRPLAQSLTASLGKVIRITKEGQPASGNPVFAGGNALPEIYTYGHRNPQGLAIHPVTKEIWQSEHGPRGGDEINRLKAGANYGWPTITYGIEYSGQVIGDAIQQKDGMEQPVYYWDPVISPSGMTFYTGNRVPEWENNLFIGSLSATHIARLVIRDNKVVGEERLLASEGQRFRDITQGSDGALYAVTDQGRLYKIDKK encoded by the coding sequence ATGAAAAATTTAAAGTACATTTTTATTCTTTCTACTGCATTGTTGGCCTTTAGCTGCAACAACGACGATACTCCTGAAAACGGAGGCGGAACGGTAACAGACCCTGTAGAAACTAAACCGGCAAATACACAATATAAACCTGCATTTGCGGGTCAGACCAGAATTAACGGAATGACAACAAATACAGAGTTCAAAGCGGATATTATTACATCATCATTATCAAGTCCGTGGGGCGTAAAAGTACTTCCTGACGGAAGATTAATTGTAACTCAAAAAGCAGGAACAATGCGTATTGTAACCGCTGCAGGAGTAGTAAGCGAGCCTATTACAGGTCTGCCAGCTGTAAATCCTGCGGGACAGGGAGGTTTACTGGGTTTATGTCTGGATCCTGATTTTAGTTCTAACAGAATGATTTACTGGGTATTTTCGGAAGCTGTTACGGGAGGAAATATTTCTGCTGTTGCCAAAGGAAGATTAGCAAACGACGAAAAAACTATTGAAAACGCAACGGTAATTTATCGTTCAAGTCCGGCAAATGCAAGTGATTTACACTACGGAGGACGTATTCTTTTTGATCAGACCGGAAATCTTGTAGCAAGCACAGGAGAGCGTTCTGTTTTGCAGACAAGACCTTTGGCGCAATCTTTAACAGCTAGTCTTGGAAAAGTGATACGAATTACCAAAGAAGGACAGCCGGCATCTGGAAATCCGGTTTTTGCAGGTGGAAATGCTTTACCTGAAATTTATACTTACGGACATAGAAATCCACAGGGACTTGCAATTCATCCGGTTACAAAAGAAATTTGGCAAAGCGAACACGGACCAAGAGGCGGCGATGAAATTAATCGTTTAAAAGCCGGAGCTAATTACGGATGGCCAACAATTACTTATGGAATTGAATACAGCGGACAAGTAATTGGAGATGCAATTCAGCAGAAAGACGGTATGGAACAGCCTGTTTATTACTGGGATCCTGTAATTTCTCCTAGCGGAATGACTTTTTATACAGGAAATCGTGTTCCGGAATGGGAAAATAATCTTTTTATTGGTTCGCTTAGTGCTACTCATATCGCACGTTTGGTGATACGTGATAATAAAGTAGTAGGAGAGGAAAGACTTCTTGCCAGCGAAGGTCAGCGTTTTAGAGATATTACTCAAGGAAGCGACGGTGCATTGTATGCTGTTACAGATCAGGGTAGACTTTATAAAATTGATAAGAAATAA
- a CDS encoding alpha/beta hydrolase translates to MKTIKALKQSLFIAALLIVNTVASAQERPYKGQNDPEIFTEVRGFLNALNSGDGKPLEQLSVTDARNVLVGAQKSVEVDYSGIEESEKVISQNGLKVKIHITKPKGAKTNAPVFIFIHGGGWVLGDYPTHRRLVRDLVVESGAVAVFPDYTPSPEAQYPVAINEIYAATQWVAENGKEIGVNGKNLAVVGNSVGGNMTAAITLMAKDKKGPHIKLQVLLWPVTDANFETESYNLYANGRFLTKNMMKWFWDNYLPDTAKRSEKYASPLQASLAELKDLPPALVQTAENDVLRDEGEAYARKLNEAGVPVTLTRYNGLIHDYGLLNPIANVPAIQTAVQQAAIVIKTSLK, encoded by the coding sequence ATGAAAACTATTAAAGCATTAAAACAGAGTTTATTTATTGCAGCATTGTTAATTGTAAATACAGTTGCTTCAGCACAAGAAAGACCTTATAAAGGACAAAATGACCCGGAAATTTTTACAGAAGTAAGAGGCTTTTTAAATGCCTTAAATTCTGGTGACGGAAAACCTTTGGAACAATTATCAGTTACAGATGCCAGAAACGTTTTGGTTGGCGCTCAAAAATCTGTAGAAGTTGATTATTCCGGAATTGAAGAATCTGAAAAAGTAATTTCTCAAAACGGTTTAAAAGTAAAAATACATATTACAAAACCTAAAGGCGCTAAAACAAATGCGCCGGTATTTATCTTCATTCACGGCGGAGGATGGGTTTTAGGAGATTACCCTACTCATAGAAGATTAGTAAGAGATTTGGTAGTAGAAAGCGGTGCAGTTGCAGTTTTCCCAGATTACACTCCGTCTCCAGAGGCTCAATATCCTGTTGCAATCAACGAAATTTACGCTGCAACTCAATGGGTTGCCGAAAACGGAAAAGAAATTGGTGTAAATGGTAAAAACCTTGCTGTTGTAGGTAATAGTGTGGGTGGAAATATGACTGCTGCGATTACTTTAATGGCAAAAGATAAAAAAGGACCTCATATTAAATTACAAGTTTTATTATGGCCGGTAACCGATGCTAATTTTGAAACTGAGTCTTATAACTTATATGCAAACGGTCGTTTCCTTACTAAAAACATGATGAAATGGTTCTGGGATAATTATTTACCTGATACTGCAAAAAGATCTGAAAAATATGCTTCTCCATTACAAGCAAGTTTAGCTGAATTAAAAGACTTACCTCCTGCTCTTGTTCAAACTGCTGAAAATGATGTTTTAAGAGATGAAGGTGAAGCGTATGCAAGAAAACTAAACGAAGCCGGAGTTCCGGTAACTTTAACAAGATACAATGGTTTGATTCACGATTACGGACTTTTAAATCCTATTGCTAATGTTCCTGCTATTCAAACTGCAGTTCAGCAAGCAGCAATCGTAATTAAAACATCTTTGAAATAA